One segment of Olsenella uli DSM 7084 DNA contains the following:
- a CDS encoding putative manganese-dependent inorganic diphosphatase encodes MPEVIRKVNVIGHLHPDTDSICSAIAYAYLKNQIGDTQYEARRAGAINRETAFALKHFGFEEPQLITTVTPQIKDIEISRQRGIDGEMSLYAAWNLMRDTKTGTLCVVDQGGNLLGLVAVKDIASANMDIFDTAVLSSSKTRYSNLLTTLDGEMVCGDPEGSIERGDIRVGTTPEMMDGNVEQDDIVLVTNRYETQRFAVEAGAGCLIICNGAQVSHVVVEAAQANGCTVITTPYDTYAAARLVSMSIPVRARMLSAENVLRFSVNTSIDEAQKVMARSQHRFFPVMDEGGAYCGVVSSPNMVNVKKKHVILVDHNERSQAVDGLEQAEIMEIIDHHRIGSIETSGPVLFRNMPVGCTSTIIYDIYQENGVEIPADIAGLMLSAILSDTLAFRSPTCTPRDKYVGEQLARICGEDIDSYADAMFDAGADLTGRTAEEVFNSDFKVFSRGSVRFGVGQGSFMTESSRKAAEALVGPYLKAAAAANEIPMVFYMFTDVKTQTTEMLYWGQDTEEIVSRTFGATPKDDIAVLPGVVSRKKQVIPPLMATLQEMEQE; translated from the coding sequence ATGCCAGAGGTCATCCGCAAGGTAAACGTCATCGGTCACCTGCACCCGGACACGGACAGCATCTGCTCCGCGATCGCATACGCCTACCTCAAGAACCAGATCGGCGACACGCAGTACGAGGCAAGGCGCGCCGGGGCCATCAACCGCGAGACCGCCTTCGCCCTGAAGCACTTTGGCTTCGAGGAGCCCCAGCTCATCACCACTGTCACTCCGCAGATCAAGGACATCGAGATCTCGCGCCAGCGGGGCATCGACGGCGAGATGAGCCTCTACGCCGCCTGGAACCTCATGCGCGACACCAAGACCGGCACGCTCTGCGTCGTGGACCAGGGCGGCAACCTCCTCGGCCTCGTCGCGGTGAAGGACATTGCCAGCGCCAACATGGACATCTTCGACACCGCAGTGCTCTCCAGCTCCAAGACCAGGTACTCGAACCTCCTGACGACCCTCGACGGCGAGATGGTCTGCGGCGACCCCGAGGGCAGCATCGAGAGGGGCGACATCCGCGTCGGCACCACGCCCGAGATGATGGACGGCAACGTCGAGCAGGACGACATCGTCCTGGTCACCAACCGCTACGAGACCCAGCGCTTCGCCGTGGAGGCGGGCGCCGGCTGCCTGATCATCTGCAACGGTGCCCAGGTCTCCCACGTCGTCGTGGAGGCCGCCCAGGCCAACGGCTGCACCGTCATCACCACCCCCTACGACACCTACGCCGCCGCACGCCTGGTCTCCATGTCCATCCCCGTGCGGGCCAGGATGCTGTCGGCCGAAAACGTCCTGCGCTTCTCGGTCAACACCTCCATAGACGAGGCCCAGAAGGTCATGGCCCGCTCCCAGCACCGCTTCTTCCCCGTCATGGACGAGGGCGGCGCCTACTGCGGCGTCGTCAGCTCGCCCAACATGGTCAACGTCAAGAAGAAGCACGTCATCCTCGTCGACCACAACGAGCGCTCCCAGGCGGTGGACGGCCTGGAGCAGGCCGAGATCATGGAGATCATCGACCATCACCGCATCGGCTCCATCGAGACCTCGGGCCCCGTGCTCTTCCGCAACATGCCCGTGGGCTGCACCTCGACCATCATCTACGACATCTACCAGGAGAACGGCGTCGAGATTCCGGCCGACATCGCGGGTCTCATGCTCTCGGCCATCCTCTCCGACACCCTGGCGTTCCGCTCGCCCACCTGCACGCCCCGAGACAAGTACGTGGGCGAGCAGCTGGCCCGGATCTGCGGCGAGGACATCGACAGCTACGCAGACGCCATGTTCGACGCCGGCGCCGACCTCACCGGTCGCACCGCCGAGGAGGTCTTCAACTCGGACTTCAAGGTCTTCTCGCGTGGCAGCGTCCGCTTTGGCGTGGGCCAGGGCAGCTTCATGACCGAGAGCTCGCGCAAGGCCGCCGAGGCCCTCGTCGGCCCCTACCTCAAGGCCGCCGCAGCCGCCAACGAGATCCCGATGGTCTTCTACATGTTCACCGACGTGAAGACCCAGACCACCGAGATGCTCTACTGGGGCCAGGACACCGAGGAGATCGTCTCGCGCACCTTCGGCGCTACGCCCAAGGACGACATCGCGGTGCTGCCCGGCGTCGTCAGCCGCAAGAAGCAGGTCATCCCGCCTCTGATGGCAACGCTGCAGGAGATGGAGCAGGAATAG
- a CDS encoding DMT family transporter has product MSRDGAKYLAALLLFGSNGIVASSIALPSHQIVLLRTFLGALSLAALVVLGRGAGPIFQHPRQAGALAVSGAALGVGWLFLFEAYRLAGVGVASLAYYCGPVIVMILSPFLFAERLGAAKVAGIVSAVCGASLVVAQGGGKMDALGLLLGALSAVMYAAMVTFSRRSPDIQGLAAASVQLVASFAVVAAYQLVRTLLSPAEAGETLSCLAQVDWGAVLTLGLVNTGLGCYLYFSSIGTLPVHRVAIWGYLEPLSAVALSAVALGEAVTMGRVLGAMLIVGGAVASELVGRRRGVLVAAS; this is encoded by the coding sequence ATGTCAAGGGACGGAGCGAAGTACCTGGCTGCCCTTCTGCTCTTCGGTTCCAACGGGATCGTTGCGAGCAGCATCGCCCTCCCCAGCCACCAGATCGTCCTCTTGCGCACGTTCCTCGGGGCGCTGTCGCTCGCCGCCCTGGTCGTGCTTGGCCGCGGCGCGGGCCCCATCTTCCAACACCCGCGCCAGGCTGGTGCGCTCGCCGTCTCCGGAGCCGCCCTGGGTGTGGGGTGGCTCTTCCTCTTCGAGGCATATCGCCTGGCGGGCGTTGGCGTTGCGTCGCTCGCCTACTACTGCGGGCCCGTCATAGTGATGATCCTCTCCCCGTTCCTCTTCGCCGAGCGGCTGGGTGCGGCCAAGGTCGCGGGCATCGTCTCCGCCGTCTGTGGCGCGTCCCTCGTCGTCGCGCAGGGCGGGGGGAAGATGGACGCGCTCGGACTCCTTCTGGGGGCGCTGTCCGCCGTGATGTACGCCGCCATGGTCACGTTCTCACGTCGCTCGCCCGACATCCAGGGGCTCGCGGCGGCGTCCGTGCAGCTCGTCGCGAGCTTCGCCGTGGTGGCCGCCTACCAGCTCGTACGTACGCTCCTCTCACCCGCAGAGGCGGGGGAGACGCTGTCCTGCCTGGCACAGGTCGACTGGGGGGCCGTCCTGACGCTCGGCCTCGTGAACACTGGTCTGGGCTGCTACCTCTACTTCTCCTCCATCGGCACCCTTCCGGTGCACCGCGTGGCCATCTGGGGCTACCTCGAGCCCCTGTCCGCCGTCGCGCTCTCCGCCGTCGCGCTGGGCGAGGCCGTGACGATGGGGCGCGTCCTGGGGGCCATGCTCATCGTGGGTGGGGCGGTGGCGAGCGAGCTCGTCGGCCGCCGACGCGGCGTCCTGGTTGCCGCAAGCTAG
- a CDS encoding LysR family transcriptional regulator — MPLDTNILKYQAFLECVQRGSITAAARALSYSQSGVSRMIADLEREWGVVLLDRGRGGARLTSDGECLLSTVKEICEAHRRLRMQVDDLNGLRTGSIRMGVFSSVATHWLPHAISAFRADYPDIDYELLTGDYAEIERWVAEGRVDLGFLPHRPTSRGLSFEELASDELLAVLPKGHPLAGRGSVEVAALCDEPFILLEKGGDDEVTSIFSAAGLEARVCFTTWDDYAIMSMVESGLGISILPALILRRAPYRIEARRLDPCVRRHIGVVRRAGGPLALAAERFLPYLARGVAYEVDVTDCPGTRQLA, encoded by the coding sequence GTGCCCTTGGATACGAACATCCTCAAGTACCAGGCATTTCTCGAATGCGTCCAGAGGGGAAGCATAACGGCGGCGGCTCGGGCGCTGTCCTACTCCCAGTCAGGCGTCAGCCGGATGATCGCGGACCTCGAGCGCGAGTGGGGCGTGGTGCTGCTCGACAGGGGCAGGGGTGGTGCGCGCCTGACCTCAGACGGAGAGTGCCTGCTCTCGACCGTGAAGGAGATCTGCGAGGCGCACCGTCGGTTGCGGATGCAGGTCGATGACCTCAACGGACTGCGGACCGGCTCCATCCGCATGGGGGTCTTCTCGTCCGTCGCGACGCACTGGCTTCCACACGCCATCAGCGCCTTCCGGGCGGACTACCCCGACATCGACTACGAGCTCCTGACGGGTGACTACGCGGAGATAGAGCGCTGGGTGGCCGAGGGTCGCGTGGATTTGGGCTTCCTGCCGCATCGACCCACGTCACGGGGCCTCTCCTTCGAGGAGCTGGCCTCCGACGAGCTGTTGGCGGTCCTGCCGAAGGGCCATCCCTTGGCAGGGCGGGGGAGCGTGGAGGTCGCCGCGCTCTGCGATGAGCCGTTCATCCTGCTCGAGAAGGGTGGTGACGACGAGGTGACCTCTATCTTCTCGGCGGCGGGCCTCGAGGCTCGGGTCTGCTTCACCACCTGGGACGACTACGCCATCATGTCGATGGTCGAGAGCGGCCTGGGAATCTCGATCCTGCCTGCCCTCATCCTGAGGAGGGCCCCCTATCGCATCGAGGCGCGCCGCCTGGATCCGTGCGTCCGTCGCCACATCGGGGTCGTGCGGCGCGCGGGTGGTCCGCTCGCGCTCGCGGCCGAGCGCTTCCTGCCCTACCTTGCCCGCGGCGTCGCATATGAGGTGGACGTTACGGATTGTCCCGGGACTCGGCAACTCGCGTAG